Proteins co-encoded in one Ornithorhynchus anatinus isolate Pmale09 chromosome 14, mOrnAna1.pri.v4, whole genome shotgun sequence genomic window:
- the DCN gene encoding decorin: MKATIFFLLLAPVCWAKPFHQVGLFDFMLEDEASGLGPTGPPELEPFGPVCPFRCQCHLRVIQCSDLALDKVPKDLPPDTTLLDLQNNKITEIRDGDFKNLKDLHALILVNNKISKISPAAFAPLGKLERLYLSKNQLKELPENMPKSLQELRAHENEITKLKKSVFNGLNHMIVIELGTNPLKSAGIENGAFQGMKKLSYIRIADTNITTVPQGLPSSLTELHLDGNKITKVDSSSLKGLNNLAKLGLSYNSISSVDNGSLANTPHLRELHLDNNKLLRVPGGLAEHKYIQVVYLHNNNISAVGSNDFCPPGYNTKKASYSGVSLFSNPVKHWEILPSTFRCVYERSAIQLGNFK, translated from the exons ATGAAGGCAActatcttcttccttctgcttgcaCCAGTTTGCTGGGCCAAACCATTTCACCAAGTCGGCTTGTTTGATTTTATGCTGGAAGATGAGGCCTCTGGCCTAGGCCCAACTGGCCCTCCCGAATTAGAGCCATTCGGTCCGGTCTGCCCCTTCCGCTGTCAGTGCCATCTTCGAGTTATCCAGTGTTCCGATCTAG CTCTGGATAAAGTGCCAAAGGATCTTCCTCCTGACACAACTCTGTTGGATTTACAGAACAACAAAATCACTGAAATAAGAGATGGGGACTTTAAGAACCTGAAAGACCTTCAT GCTTTGATCCTCGTtaacaacaaaattagcaaaaTTAGCCCAGCTGCCTTCGCTCCACTGGGGAAATTGGAGAGACTTTACCTGTCTAAGAATCAGCTGAAGGAACTTCCAGAAAACATGCCTAAATCCCTCCAGGAACTGCGTGCTCATGAGAATGAGATCACCAAACTGAAAAAATCAGTGTTTAATGGATTGAACCATATGATTGTCATAG AACTTGGAACCAACCCCCTAAAGAGTGCAGGTATAGAAAATGGAGCCTTTCAAGGAATGAAGAAGCTCTCCTACATTCGTATTGCAGATACAAACATTACTACCGTTCCTCAAG GTCTTCCTAGTTCTCTCACTGAACTCCATCTTGATGGCAACAAAATCACTAAAGTGGACTCATCTTCTCTGAAAGGACTGAACAATTTGGCTAA ATTGGGCCTGAGTTACAACAGTATTTCTTCGGTTGATAATGGATCTCTGGCTAACACTCCCCATTTGAGAGAACTTCACCTGGACAATAACAAGCTCCTCCGTGTGCCTGGGGGCCTGGCTGAACACAAATATATTCAG GTGGTCTAtcttcataacaataatatttcTGCTGTGGGATCGAACGACTTTTGCCCTCCAGGATACAATACCAAAAAAGCTTCTTACTCAGGCGTAAGTCTCTTTAGCAATCCAGTGAAGCACTGGGAAATCCTGCCATCTACTTTCCGGTGTGTCTACGAACGCTCGGCCATCCAGCTTGGAAACTTCAAGtaa